From a single Lolium rigidum isolate FL_2022 chromosome 7, APGP_CSIRO_Lrig_0.1, whole genome shotgun sequence genomic region:
- the LOC124670323 gene encoding monooxygenase 3 isoform X1, whose translation MFQLPRPPNHHARRSIWRQPRSPAHVQEMLAVAMTPMAASVYYPATQPCSYSSYPRRRRDAVVVAASASSSPEETKDVVIVGAGIAGLATALSLRRLGVGATVLEQGPSLRAGGTSLTLFKNGWRVLDSIGVADELRAKYLRVQGMRMRSSAGGRDLREFSFEEEAPGQEVRAVERRVLLETLASKLPPGAISFSSKLKSVAGQGAEGTLLELQDGRRLRSKVVVGCDGVNSPIARWMGFSEPRYVGHMAFRGLADYAGAGGQPFEPKVNYIYGRGLRAGFVPVSPTKVYWFICFNSPTPGPKNTDAAALKKEALELVRGWPDDLVAVMRSTPDEAVVKTPLVDRWLWPGVAPPASRGGVVLVGDAWHPMTPNLGQGACCALEDAVVLARRLAPAVLAAGTGDDVGEALREYERERWGRVFPLTARAGLVGALVQWGNPAVCAVRDGVVIPRLVRLGPFLEHTNFECGLLEPAAPSP comes from the exons ATGTTCCAGCTCCCGAGACCCCCAAACCACCACGCTCGCCGCAGCATATGGCGCCAGCCCCGATCCCCAGCTCATGTCCAAGAAATGCTCGCCGTTGCCATGACACCAATGGCTGCCTCCGTGTACTACCCAGCGACACAACCTTGCTCGTATTCGTCCtatcctcgccgtcgccgagatGCCGTGGTGGTCGCGGCctccgcgtcgtcgtcgccggaggAGACCAAGGACGTCGTCATCGTGGGCGCGGGCATCGCGGGTCTGGCCACGGCGCTCTCCCTGCGGCGGCTCGGCGTGGGCGCCACCGTGCTGGAGCAGGGCCCGTCCCTGCGCGCGGGCGGCACGTCGCTGACGCTGTTCAAGAACGGGTGGCGCGTGCTTGACTCCATCGGCGTCGCCGACGAGCTTCGGGCCAAGTACCTCCGCGTCCAGGG GATGAGGATGCGGTCATCGGCGGGCGGGCGGGACCTGCGAGAGTTCTCCTTCGAGGAAGAAGCTCCTGG ACAGGAGGTGCGGGCGGTGGAGAGGCGGGTGCTCCTCGAGACGCTGGCCTCCAAGCTCCCGCCGGGCGCCATctccttctcctccaagctcaaGTCGGTCGCCGGGCAAGGGGCCGAGGGCACCCTGCTTGAGCTCCAGGACGGGAGGCGCCTGCGCTCGAAGGTGGTTGTCGGCTGCGACGGCGTGAACTCGCCGATCGCGAGGTGGATGGGGTTCTCGGAGCCCCGATACGTCGGGCACATGGCCTTCCGGGGCCTCGCGGactacgccggcgccggcgggcagCCGTTCGAGCCCAAGGTGAACTACATCTACGGTCGGGGCCTCCGCGCCGGCTTCGTGCCAGTCTCCCCAACTAAAGTATACTGGTTCATCTGCTTCAATAGCCCAACTCCAG GGCCGAAGAACACCGACGCGGCGGCGCTGAAGAAAGAGGCCCTGGAGCTGGTGCGGGGCTGGCCAGACGACCTCGTCGCCGTGATGCGGAGCACGCCGGACGAAGCCGTGGTGAAGACGCCGCTCGTGGACCGGTGGCTCTGGCCGGGGGTGGCGCCGCCCGCGTCGAGGGGCGGTGTGGTGCTCGTGGGCGACGCGTGGCACCCCATGACGCCCAACCTCGGCCAGGGCGCGTGCTGCGCGCTCGAGGACGCCGTCGTCCTGGCGCGCCGCCTCGCTCCCGCGGTGCTCGCGGCTGGCACCGGGGACGACGTCGGAGAGGCGTTGCGCGagtacgagagggagaggtgggggCGGGTGTTCCCGCTGACGGCGCGCGCGGGGCTCGTGGGCGCGCTGGTGCAGTGGGGCAACCCGGCGGTGTGCGCGGTGCGGGACGGCGTGGTGATCCCGAGGCTGGTCAGGCTGGGGCCCTTCCTCGAGCACACCAACTTCGAGTGCGGCCTGCTCGagccggcggcgccgtcgccatga
- the LOC124670323 gene encoding monooxygenase 2 isoform X2, whose amino-acid sequence MRMRSSAGGRDLREFSFEEEAPGQEVRAVERRVLLETLASKLPPGAISFSSKLKSVAGQGAEGTLLELQDGRRLRSKVVVGCDGVNSPIARWMGFSEPRYVGHMAFRGLADYAGAGGQPFEPKVNYIYGRGLRAGFVPVSPTKVYWFICFNSPTPGPKNTDAAALKKEALELVRGWPDDLVAVMRSTPDEAVVKTPLVDRWLWPGVAPPASRGGVVLVGDAWHPMTPNLGQGACCALEDAVVLARRLAPAVLAAGTGDDVGEALREYERERWGRVFPLTARAGLVGALVQWGNPAVCAVRDGVVIPRLVRLGPFLEHTNFECGLLEPAAPSP is encoded by the exons ATGAGGATGCGGTCATCGGCGGGCGGGCGGGACCTGCGAGAGTTCTCCTTCGAGGAAGAAGCTCCTGG ACAGGAGGTGCGGGCGGTGGAGAGGCGGGTGCTCCTCGAGACGCTGGCCTCCAAGCTCCCGCCGGGCGCCATctccttctcctccaagctcaaGTCGGTCGCCGGGCAAGGGGCCGAGGGCACCCTGCTTGAGCTCCAGGACGGGAGGCGCCTGCGCTCGAAGGTGGTTGTCGGCTGCGACGGCGTGAACTCGCCGATCGCGAGGTGGATGGGGTTCTCGGAGCCCCGATACGTCGGGCACATGGCCTTCCGGGGCCTCGCGGactacgccggcgccggcgggcagCCGTTCGAGCCCAAGGTGAACTACATCTACGGTCGGGGCCTCCGCGCCGGCTTCGTGCCAGTCTCCCCAACTAAAGTATACTGGTTCATCTGCTTCAATAGCCCAACTCCAG GGCCGAAGAACACCGACGCGGCGGCGCTGAAGAAAGAGGCCCTGGAGCTGGTGCGGGGCTGGCCAGACGACCTCGTCGCCGTGATGCGGAGCACGCCGGACGAAGCCGTGGTGAAGACGCCGCTCGTGGACCGGTGGCTCTGGCCGGGGGTGGCGCCGCCCGCGTCGAGGGGCGGTGTGGTGCTCGTGGGCGACGCGTGGCACCCCATGACGCCCAACCTCGGCCAGGGCGCGTGCTGCGCGCTCGAGGACGCCGTCGTCCTGGCGCGCCGCCTCGCTCCCGCGGTGCTCGCGGCTGGCACCGGGGACGACGTCGGAGAGGCGTTGCGCGagtacgagagggagaggtgggggCGGGTGTTCCCGCTGACGGCGCGCGCGGGGCTCGTGGGCGCGCTGGTGCAGTGGGGCAACCCGGCGGTGTGCGCGGTGCGGGACGGCGTGGTGATCCCGAGGCTGGTCAGGCTGGGGCCCTTCCTCGAGCACACCAACTTCGAGTGCGGCCTGCTCGagccggcggcgccgtcgccatga
- the LOC124670324 gene encoding nucleoside diphosphate kinase 1, whose product MEQTFIMIKPDGVQRGLIGDIISRFEKKGFYLKAMKFMNVERSFAQQHYADLSSMPFFPKLVEYIISGPVVAMVWEGKDVVLTGRRIIGATRPWEAAPGTIRGDYAVEVGRNVIHGSDSVENGQKEIALWFPGGLAEWRSNLHPWIYEN is encoded by the exons ATGGAGCAGACTTTCATCATGATCAAGCCGGACGGCGTCCAGAGAGGCCTG ATCGGAGATATCATCAGCCGATTTGAGAAGAAAGGGTTCTACTTGAAGG CAATGAAGTTTATGAATGTGGAGAGATCATTTGCGCAGCAGCACTACGCTGACCTGTCCAGCATGCCCTTCTTTCCTAAGTTGGTGGAGTACATCATTTCCGGCCCTGTTGTTGCCATGGTTTGGGAGGGGAAGGATGTTGTCTTGACTGGCCGCAGGATCATTGGGGCAACCAGGCCTTGGGAGGCAGCTCCTGGCACCATCCGTGGGGACTATGCCGTAGAAGTTGGCAG GAATGTCATTCATGGAAGTGATTCTGTGGAGAACGGACAGAAGGAGATCGCTCTCTGGTTCCCTGGAGGCTTAGCGGAATGGAGGAGCAACCTTCACCCTTGGATCTACGAGAACTGA